From the genome of Tachypleus tridentatus isolate NWPU-2018 chromosome 6, ASM421037v1, whole genome shotgun sequence:
AATTTATCTAGTTTGTTGTACATgtctatatattttaacataatattctaAAACCTAACTGTGAATCAGAAGCAAAGAATGAATTAATTAGGCTAAATATATCCATCAAAGATGTATGTGGTAAGTAAACAAAGTTGATAATgccatattaaaatatattgattgaaTCATCATTTGATTACTGTCACTGTCATTAGTTTTGAgaataaaaccattaatttctTGTGCAGGATTTGGCCAGTGGTtaagtttagttttgaattattacactgagttaaaaatgtaacttttgtgAACTGAGATTTAAGTCTTTTTGTATTATGAAAAAACAGGATATAAGCATCTTGTATTTTAATAGgatatggaaaataaaattagaaacacaTTGAATGAAATCTACTTTGGAAAAACCAAAGACATTGTAAATGGATTAAGAACTGTTCAACCCTTGTCGGACCAGAAGCAACAGGCTGCTCTCAGGAATGATCTGGCACAAGCTCTCCAGAAACGTCAAGCCAAGGGGGAGAACTGAGTGTTGTACTTTCTTTTATCAAGTACTTGCTGATACTGACTTGTCAAAAACCTTCTGTTGCCTATCTCAATTTTGAGGATAATACAGTATCCTCAAAAGTATGGCTATGGGGGAAAAAAATCTAATCAAGATATTTGTGGGCAGAGCTCTTGGTTTGTACATTCTTTCCTTGCTGgttttgttatatgttttctttatacaatTGATAATTAAATTCTGACTGATTAGGTTGATCATTTTAGGGACATATAA
Proteins encoded in this window:
- the LOC143254061 gene encoding F-actin-capping protein subunit beta-like — its product is MLWLQTNKPGSGTMNLGGSLTRQVELDAAVSEASPHIANIGRMVEDMENKIRNTLNEIYFGKTKDIVNGLRTVQPLSDQKQQAALRNDLAQALQKRQAKGEN